A part of Streptomyces sp. NBC_01235 genomic DNA contains:
- a CDS encoding DUF2252 domain-containing protein gives MSVPQLNDEHRGEEILAVFDTAFGELLAADPAAFRVKFRKMAASAFAFYRGTAGLFYHDLDAEKRGGPFLDERTSRVWIHGDLHAENFGTYMDATGRLIFNVNDFDEAYVGPFTWDLKRLSASLALIGYAKALSDEQISELVEVYAGAYRERIHALATGAKSDEVPPFTLDTAQGPLLDALRDARSLTRFGLLDSMTEIRDFERRFAPGGGSIELDAATRYKVLAAFDGYLETLPETSLARPDSYRVKDVVGRRGIGIGSAGLPSYNILLEGHSDALENDVVIYIKQAQTPAVSRHITDPAIRGYFQHEGHRTVISQRALQAHADPWLGWTELGGAGQLVAEVSPYAVDLDWGDIDDPEEIAGVVADLGRATATMHAAADDQSGESLVPFSTERAIDAAIAADEEGFAPLLVDFAHTYGARARADHQIFVDLFRNGRIPGL, from the coding sequence ATGTCGGTTCCGCAGCTCAACGACGAGCACCGCGGCGAGGAGATCCTCGCCGTCTTCGACACCGCGTTCGGCGAGCTCCTGGCCGCCGACCCGGCCGCGTTCCGCGTGAAGTTCCGGAAGATGGCGGCCTCGGCGTTCGCGTTCTACCGGGGCACGGCGGGCCTCTTCTACCACGACCTCGACGCGGAGAAGCGGGGCGGCCCCTTCCTGGACGAGCGCACCTCGCGCGTGTGGATCCACGGCGACCTGCACGCGGAGAACTTCGGCACGTACATGGACGCCACGGGCCGGCTGATCTTCAACGTCAACGACTTCGACGAGGCGTACGTCGGCCCCTTCACCTGGGACCTCAAGCGCCTCTCCGCCTCCCTCGCCCTCATCGGCTACGCGAAGGCGCTCAGCGACGAGCAGATCAGCGAGCTGGTCGAGGTCTACGCGGGCGCGTACCGCGAGCGCATCCACGCGCTGGCCACCGGCGCCAAGAGCGACGAGGTGCCGCCCTTCACCCTGGACACCGCCCAGGGCCCGCTCCTCGACGCGCTGCGCGACGCCCGCTCCCTGACCCGCTTCGGGCTGCTGGACTCCATGACCGAGATCCGTGACTTCGAGCGCCGCTTCGCGCCGGGCGGCGGCTCCATCGAGCTGGACGCGGCCACCCGCTACAAGGTCCTCGCCGCCTTCGACGGCTACCTGGAGACGCTGCCGGAGACGTCGCTGGCCCGCCCGGACTCCTACCGGGTGAAGGACGTCGTCGGGCGCCGCGGCATCGGTATCGGCTCGGCCGGCCTGCCGTCGTACAACATCCTCCTGGAGGGCCACAGCGACGCCCTGGAGAACGATGTCGTGATCTACATCAAGCAGGCCCAGACCCCGGCGGTCTCCCGGCACATCACCGACCCGGCGATCCGCGGCTACTTCCAGCACGAGGGGCACCGCACGGTGATCTCCCAGCGCGCCCTCCAGGCGCACGCCGACCCGTGGCTGGGCTGGACCGAGCTGGGCGGCGCGGGCCAGCTGGTCGCCGAGGTCTCGCCGTACGCGGTCGACCTGGACTGGGGTGACATCGACGACCCGGAGGAGATCGCGGGCGTCGTCGCCGACCTCGGCCGGGCCACGGCCACCATGCACGCGGCGGCGGACGACCAGTCCGGCGAGTCCCTCGTCCCGTTCTCCACGGAGCGGGCCATCGACGCGGCGATCGCGGCCGACGAGGAGGGCTTCGCGCCCCTGCTGGTCGACTTCGCGCACACCTACGGCGCACGCGCGCGTGCCGACCACCAGATCTTCGTCGACCTGTTCCGCAACGGCCGGATTCCAGGTCTCTAA
- a CDS encoding thioredoxin domain-containing protein, with protein sequence MSKRNSAAAKTAARERLRIEREREAKRAKVRRQIIVACSAVGVLALAGGIGYAVVQANKPSYWDAAKDAKVVAPANTSGSKGTTVVIGKSTAKKTLKVYEDPRCPVCAQFEQTVGPTLKKDLDAGKYKFQYIGATFIDNKDNGEGSKNALSALGAALNVSSEAFLEYKTALYSAKWHPDETTDKFKDDAYLIKVANTVTALKDNTKFQDAVKKGTYDAWAMAMSKTFDDNKEGVNGTPGFVMDGKQLNGGNPLLTVADFEKVVGEALKG encoded by the coding sequence ATGAGCAAGCGGAACAGCGCGGCGGCGAAGACGGCGGCCCGGGAGCGGCTGCGCATCGAGCGCGAGCGCGAGGCCAAGCGGGCCAAGGTCAGGCGGCAGATCATCGTCGCCTGCTCGGCCGTCGGCGTGCTGGCCCTGGCCGGCGGCATAGGCTACGCCGTCGTCCAGGCGAACAAGCCCAGCTACTGGGACGCGGCGAAGGACGCCAAGGTCGTCGCTCCCGCCAACACGTCGGGTTCCAAGGGCACCACCGTGGTCATCGGCAAGAGCACTGCGAAGAAGACCCTCAAGGTCTACGAGGACCCGCGCTGTCCCGTGTGCGCGCAGTTCGAGCAGACCGTCGGCCCGACCTTGAAGAAGGACCTCGACGCCGGCAAGTACAAGTTCCAGTACATCGGCGCCACGTTCATCGACAACAAGGACAACGGCGAGGGCTCCAAGAACGCGCTGAGCGCCCTGGGCGCCGCGCTGAACGTCAGCTCCGAGGCGTTCCTCGAGTACAAGACCGCGCTGTACTCGGCGAAGTGGCACCCGGACGAGACGACCGACAAGTTCAAGGACGACGCCTATCTCATCAAGGTCGCGAACACCGTGACCGCGCTGAAGGACAACACCAAGTTCCAGGACGCGGTCAAGAAGGGCACCTACGACGCCTGGGCGATGGCCATGTCGAAGACGTTCGACGACAACAAGGAGGGCGTGAACGGCACGCCGGGCTTCGTCATGGACGGCAAGCAGCTCAACGGCGGCAACCCGCTGCTGACGGTGGCCGACTTCGAGAAGGTGGTGGGCGAGGCTCTCAAGGGCTGA
- a CDS encoding alkaline phosphatase D family protein — translation MTSRYRSSEAPQGPNSPSPRRRTVVKAAAATAVLAGPLAAALPARAAADTPAFLHGVASGDPLPDGVLLWTRVTPTAEAIPGSGLGPDTEVSWVVARDKALTNIVAKGSTTATAATDHTVKADIRGLAPATDYYFRFSAGGTDSPMARTRTAPAADAAVTGLRFGVVSCANWEAGYFSSYRHLAARGDLDAWLHLGDYIYEYGTGEYGARGTVVRQTAPTHEILTLADYRTRHGKYKTDPDLQALHAKAPVVAIWDDHEFANDTWSGGAENHTEGTEGAWPARQAAAKQAYFEWMPVRPAIAGTTYRRLRFGKLADLSLLDLRSFRSQQVAVGNGTVDDPDRTITGRAQLDWLKAGLKTSDTTWRLVGNSVMISPFAIGSLSADLLKPLAKLLGLPQEGLALNTDQWDGYTDDRRELLAHLRSNAIGNTVFLTGDIHMAWANDVPVDAGTYPLSASAATEFVVTSVTSDNLDDIVKVPEGTLTAIASPIIRAANRHVHFVDTDRHGYGVLDITAERAQMDYYVLSDRTNAEATSAWARSYRTRTGTQKVERTYDPV, via the coding sequence GTGACCAGTCGATACAGATCATCCGAGGCGCCCCAGGGCCCCAACTCCCCTTCGCCCCGCCGACGTACGGTCGTCAAGGCCGCGGCGGCGACCGCTGTCCTGGCCGGCCCGCTCGCCGCCGCGCTCCCGGCCCGCGCCGCCGCGGACACTCCGGCCTTCCTGCACGGTGTCGCCTCCGGCGACCCGCTGCCCGACGGCGTGCTGCTGTGGACCCGCGTGACGCCCACCGCCGAGGCGATACCCGGCTCCGGGCTCGGCCCCGACACCGAGGTGAGCTGGGTCGTCGCCCGGGACAAGGCGCTGACGAACATCGTCGCCAAGGGCTCCACCACCGCCACGGCCGCGACCGACCACACCGTCAAGGCCGACATCCGCGGCCTGGCGCCCGCGACCGACTACTACTTCCGTTTCTCGGCCGGCGGCACCGACTCCCCGATGGCGCGCACCCGCACCGCGCCGGCGGCGGACGCGGCCGTGACGGGCCTGCGCTTCGGCGTGGTCTCCTGCGCCAACTGGGAGGCCGGCTACTTCTCCTCGTACCGTCACCTCGCGGCCCGCGGCGACCTGGACGCCTGGCTGCATCTCGGCGACTACATCTACGAGTACGGCACCGGCGAGTACGGCGCCCGCGGGACGGTGGTCCGCCAGACGGCGCCCACGCACGAGATCCTCACGCTCGCCGACTACCGCACCCGGCACGGCAAGTACAAGACGGACCCGGACCTGCAGGCCCTGCACGCCAAGGCGCCGGTCGTCGCGATCTGGGACGACCACGAGTTCGCCAACGACACCTGGTCGGGCGGCGCGGAGAACCACACCGAGGGCACCGAGGGCGCCTGGCCGGCCCGTCAGGCGGCCGCCAAGCAGGCCTACTTCGAGTGGATGCCGGTCCGCCCGGCCATCGCCGGCACCACCTACCGCCGGCTGCGCTTCGGCAAGCTCGCCGACCTGTCCCTGCTGGACCTGCGCTCGTTCCGCTCGCAGCAGGTCGCCGTCGGCAACGGCACCGTCGACGACCCGGACCGTACGATCACCGGGCGCGCCCAACTGGACTGGCTGAAGGCCGGCCTGAAGACGTCCGACACCACCTGGCGGCTGGTCGGCAACTCGGTGATGATCTCCCCGTTCGCCATCGGCTCGCTCTCCGCGGACCTGCTCAAGCCGCTCGCCAAGCTGCTCGGCCTGCCGCAGGAGGGCCTCGCCCTCAACACCGACCAGTGGGACGGCTACACCGACGACCGTCGCGAACTCCTCGCCCACCTGCGCTCCAACGCCATCGGCAACACCGTCTTCCTGACCGGTGACATCCACATGGCGTGGGCGAACGACGTGCCGGTGGACGCGGGCACCTACCCCCTGTCGGCCTCGGCCGCCACTGAGTTCGTGGTCACCTCGGTGACCTCCGACAACCTCGACGACATCGTGAAGGTCCCCGAGGGCACCCTCACCGCGATCGCCTCCCCGATCATCCGGGCGGCCAACCGGCACGTCCACTTCGTCGACACCGACCGGCACGGCTACGGCGTCCTGGACATCACCGCCGAGCGCGCGCAGATGGACTACTACGTCCTGTCCGACCGCACGAACGCCGAGGCGACCTCGGCCTGGGCTCGTTCGTACCGCACGCGCACCGGCACACAGAAGGTCGAGCGCACCTACGACCCCGTATAG
- a CDS encoding SH3 domain-containing protein: protein MATPQSVLTKTAVLGAALVLAGLTTTSAEAQEATAAAAPAFVNLTTAESSPIYAQPSSSSTRYSTQPRGTTLRIQCSTYQTPSGNLWYRIYDSQPTAWVWSGHFPSQVHRPKECFPG from the coding sequence ATGGCCACCCCCCAAAGTGTCCTGACGAAGACCGCAGTGCTCGGCGCCGCCCTTGTCCTCGCCGGACTCACCACCACGTCTGCCGAGGCGCAGGAAGCCACGGCGGCAGCGGCACCGGCATTCGTCAACCTGACCACCGCCGAAAGCTCTCCCATATACGCCCAGCCCAGCTCCTCGTCGACGAGGTACAGCACGCAGCCGCGAGGCACGACCCTGCGGATCCAGTGCTCGACCTACCAGACCCCCTCGGGGAACCTGTGGTACAGGATCTACGACTCCCAGCCGACGGCCTGGGTGTGGTCCGGCCACTTCCCGTCGCAGGTGCACCGGCCCAAGGAGTGCTTCCCGGGCTAG
- a CDS encoding dienelactone hydrolase family protein has product MNIMLFHSTYGLRPAVRAAADRLRAAGHEVWTPDLFAGRTFDTVEEGMAHNEEIGKDELLKRAVLAAAPYSERGLVYSGFSLGASIAQTLALGDDKARGLLLLHGTSDLAPNVSVDGLPVQLHVAEPDPFETDDWLSAWYLQMGRAGADVEIYRYAGAGHLYTDPDLPDYDGEAAEATWRVALGFLQTL; this is encoded by the coding sequence ATGAACATCATGCTTTTTCACTCGACCTATGGTCTTCGGCCCGCGGTGCGCGCGGCGGCGGACCGGCTGCGCGCCGCCGGGCATGAGGTGTGGACGCCGGACCTCTTCGCGGGGCGCACGTTCGACACGGTCGAGGAGGGCATGGCCCACAACGAGGAGATCGGCAAGGACGAGCTGCTGAAGAGAGCCGTCCTGGCCGCCGCGCCCTACTCGGAGCGCGGGCTGGTGTACTCCGGGTTCTCGTTGGGCGCGTCGATCGCGCAGACCCTCGCCCTCGGCGACGACAAGGCGCGCGGCCTGCTGCTCCTGCACGGCACCTCGGACCTCGCGCCGAACGTCTCGGTGGACGGCCTCCCCGTGCAGCTGCATGTCGCGGAGCCGGACCCGTTCGAGACCGACGACTGGCTGAGCGCCTGGTATCTGCAGATGGGCAGAGCCGGTGCCGACGTGGAGATCTACCGGTACGCGGGCGCCGGGCACCTGTACACCGACCCCGACCTGCCCGACTACGACGGGGAGGCCGCCGAGGCCACCTGGCGGGTGGCGCTCGGCTTCCTCCAAACGCTGTAG
- a CDS encoding mechanosensitive ion channel family protein encodes MENLLRPVIVVGGSVVLTVLIGWATDRLLSKADRRHPETPMWGLLRRGRIPYQLVLCAAMLRGSYDEAQLLEDHRTGIGQALTLVLIGAAAWLVIRIAGAIVETSYSRYARMHRDPARVRRVRTQVSLIMRVVAAVVGVVAVAAMLLTFPAMRAAGASLLASAGILGIVAGVAAQSTLSNMFAGLQIAFGDMVRIGDTVVVDGEWGTVEEITLTFLTVRTWDERRITMPVSYFTSKPFENWSRGTPQMTGIVYFHVDHTAPIDAMREKLRDILRECPAWDGRACGLDVTDTTPNTMQVRALVTAKDADDIWTVRVTVREQMVRWLAREHPYALPRVNTADATPPPGGHLPRQSSSRDGIASPDGAARRL; translated from the coding sequence ATGGAGAACCTGCTCCGGCCCGTGATCGTGGTCGGCGGTTCGGTCGTGCTGACAGTCCTCATCGGCTGGGCCACCGACCGTCTGCTGTCCAAGGCCGACCGACGCCACCCCGAGACCCCGATGTGGGGGCTGCTGCGCCGTGGCCGCATCCCGTACCAGCTCGTGCTGTGCGCGGCGATGCTGAGAGGGTCCTACGACGAGGCGCAGCTGCTGGAGGACCACCGGACCGGCATCGGCCAGGCCCTCACCCTGGTGCTGATCGGCGCGGCGGCGTGGCTGGTGATCCGGATCGCGGGGGCGATCGTGGAGACGTCGTACTCGCGCTACGCGCGCATGCACCGCGATCCGGCCCGGGTCCGACGGGTGCGGACCCAGGTGTCGCTGATCATGCGGGTGGTGGCGGCCGTCGTCGGCGTGGTGGCCGTGGCCGCGATGCTGCTGACGTTCCCCGCCATGCGCGCGGCGGGCGCCTCGCTGCTGGCCTCGGCCGGCATCCTCGGCATCGTCGCCGGTGTGGCCGCCCAGTCGACGCTGAGCAACATGTTCGCCGGGCTGCAGATCGCCTTCGGCGACATGGTGCGCATCGGCGACACCGTGGTGGTGGACGGCGAGTGGGGCACGGTCGAGGAGATCACCCTGACCTTCCTGACCGTGCGCACCTGGGACGAGCGCCGGATCACGATGCCGGTGTCGTACTTCACCTCCAAGCCGTTCGAGAACTGGTCGCGCGGCACCCCGCAGATGACCGGCATCGTCTACTTCCACGTCGACCACACGGCGCCGATCGACGCGATGCGCGAGAAGCTGCGCGACATCCTGCGCGAGTGCCCCGCCTGGGACGGCCGCGCCTGCGGCCTGGACGTCACGGACACCACCCCCAACACCATGCAGGTGCGGGCCCTGGTCACGGCGAAGGACGCCGACGACATCTGGACGGTGCGGGTCACCGTCCGCGAGCAGATGGTGCGCTGGCTGGCCCGGGAGCACCCGTACGCGCTCCCGAGGGTCAACACGGCGGACGCGACCCCGCCGCCGGGCGGACACCTCCCCCGGCAGTCCTCCTCCCGGGACGGGATCGCCTCCCCGGACGGGGCCGCCCGCCGCCTGTGA
- a CDS encoding SDR family NAD(P)-dependent oxidoreductase, translating to MARNVVISGGGTGIGLAAARAFAADGDQVLLLGRRAEVLEKAGVAGALTYAADLSEPEEVRGVARFVAKEFGTVDVIVHSAGGAGHLEPSAGSDDPLDRVAHNWTVNFRINTLSAALLTEALKDRLASPGGRVLFVSSIAAYRGSGSGAYAGAKAALHPYAHDLARELGARGITVNVVAPGYVEDTGFFGDAIDPARRERLIGDTLTGRAGTPGDVAATLHWLASPGAGHVTSQVVQVNGGAERGN from the coding sequence ATGGCACGCAATGTGGTGATCAGCGGTGGCGGTACGGGAATCGGGCTCGCGGCGGCGCGGGCCTTCGCCGCGGACGGGGACCAGGTGCTGCTGCTCGGGCGGCGGGCAGAGGTGCTGGAGAAGGCCGGGGTGGCCGGGGCGTTGACCTATGCCGCGGATCTGAGCGAGCCCGAGGAGGTCAGAGGGGTCGCCCGGTTCGTGGCGAAGGAGTTCGGGACCGTCGATGTGATCGTCCACAGTGCCGGGGGCGCCGGGCATCTCGAACCGTCGGCCGGGAGTGACGATCCGCTCGACCGGGTCGCGCACAACTGGACCGTGAACTTCCGGATCAACACTCTCTCCGCCGCCCTTCTCACCGAGGCGCTGAAGGACCGGCTCGCCTCGCCGGGCGGGCGGGTGCTGTTCGTCAGCTCGATCGCCGCCTACCGGGGGTCGGGGAGCGGGGCGTACGCGGGCGCCAAGGCCGCGTTGCATCCGTACGCCCATGACCTGGCCCGGGAACTCGGTGCGCGCGGGATCACCGTGAACGTCGTCGCGCCCGGGTACGTCGAGGACACCGGTTTCTTCGGGGACGCCATCGACCCCGCCCGGCGTGAGCGGCTCATCGGCGACACCCTCACCGGGCGGGCCGGTACGCCCGGGGACGTCGCCGCCACCCTGCACTGGCTCGCCTCACCCGGCGCCGGACACGTCACCTCGCAGGTCGTCCAGGTCAACGGCGGCGCCGAGCGCGGCAACTGA
- a CDS encoding Na+/H+ antiporter, whose amino-acid sequence MDQLALLFVLLLGAVVSVPVGDRLGLPAPVLMTLLGIVLAVLDFVPNVDIPPDLILPLLLPPLLYAAVRRTSWRQFAANVRPILLLAVALVFVTTVCVAAVAHAIVPGLPIAAAVALGALVAPPDPVAATAVAGQLGLPRRLVSILEGEGLFNDVTAIVLYHVAIAAAVSGDFSPWRAGLDLVLSAVVAVAVGVALGWGANRLLDVLGDTTLQIGLTLLVPYASYVLAEEFHGSGVLAVLTTALFLAEYATDPDDVLTRLAGHTFWDIIDTLVTGVAFGLIGLELHNAIRTASGRWGEMLGWAAVIVAVVVVVRLLWLMPATWLTKRLHARRDHDEDIPMSWRETVVMWWSGMRGVASVALALAVPLKTEDGGAFPDRDEIIFIAFGVIMATLVLQGLTLPWLVKRLDVQSDTDREKEFEKELAVRAAKAAKLRLREIEAEEELPEELSEQMLRRAFDIGVRISPDVGEDERREAHEQRVRRLKRVRRIQGEMLSAARHEVVAARSEPGADPEIVDRVLRHLDVRSLR is encoded by the coding sequence GTGGATCAGTTGGCCCTGTTGTTCGTCCTGTTGCTCGGGGCCGTGGTGAGCGTCCCGGTGGGGGACCGGCTGGGGCTGCCCGCGCCGGTGCTCATGACGCTGCTCGGGATCGTCCTCGCGGTGCTCGACTTCGTGCCCAACGTGGACATCCCGCCGGACCTCATCCTGCCCCTGCTGTTGCCGCCCCTGCTGTACGCGGCGGTACGGCGCACCTCCTGGCGGCAGTTCGCGGCGAACGTGCGGCCCATCCTCCTGCTCGCCGTGGCGCTGGTGTTCGTCACGACGGTGTGCGTGGCGGCCGTGGCCCACGCGATCGTGCCGGGGCTGCCGATCGCCGCGGCCGTCGCGCTGGGGGCGTTGGTCGCGCCGCCCGACCCCGTCGCCGCCACGGCCGTGGCCGGACAGCTCGGGCTGCCCCGCCGGCTGGTGTCCATCCTGGAGGGCGAGGGGCTGTTCAACGACGTGACGGCCATCGTGCTGTACCACGTCGCGATCGCCGCGGCCGTGAGCGGCGACTTCTCGCCGTGGCGCGCGGGGCTGGACCTGGTGCTGTCCGCCGTGGTGGCGGTGGCGGTGGGTGTCGCGCTCGGGTGGGGTGCGAACAGGCTGCTGGACGTCCTCGGGGACACGACGCTGCAGATCGGGCTGACGCTCCTGGTGCCGTACGCCTCGTACGTGCTGGCGGAGGAGTTCCACGGGTCCGGGGTCTTGGCCGTGCTGACCACCGCGCTGTTCCTCGCCGAGTACGCCACCGACCCCGACGACGTGCTGACCCGGCTGGCCGGCCACACCTTCTGGGACATCATCGACACCCTTGTCACGGGCGTCGCGTTCGGGCTGATCGGCCTGGAGCTGCACAACGCGATCCGGACGGCGTCCGGGCGGTGGGGGGAGATGCTGGGCTGGGCGGCGGTGATCGTGGCCGTGGTCGTCGTCGTACGGCTGTTGTGGCTGATGCCGGCGACCTGGCTGACGAAGCGGCTGCACGCCAGGCGGGACCACGACGAGGACATTCCGATGAGCTGGCGGGAGACCGTCGTCATGTGGTGGTCCGGGATGCGTGGGGTGGCCTCGGTGGCGCTGGCGCTGGCGGTTCCGCTGAAGACCGAGGACGGAGGAGCCTTTCCCGACCGGGACGAGATCATCTTCATCGCGTTCGGCGTGATCATGGCGACGCTGGTGCTTCAGGGGCTGACCCTGCCGTGGCTGGTGAAACGGCTCGACGTGCAGTCGGACACCGACCGGGAGAAGGAGTTCGAGAAGGAGCTGGCGGTGCGGGCCGCGAAGGCGGCGAAGCTGCGGCTGCGGGAGATCGAGGCCGAGGAGGAGCTGCCGGAGGAACTGTCCGAACAGATGCTGCGGCGGGCCTTCGACATCGGGGTGCGGATCAGTCCGGACGTGGGGGAGGACGAGCGGCGCGAGGCGCACGAGCAGCGGGTGCGGAGGCTGAAGCGGGTGCGGCGGATCCAGGGGGAGATGCTGAGCGCGGCTCGGCACGAGGTGGTGGCGGCGCGCAGTGAGCCGGGTGCCGATCCGGAGATCGTGGATCGGGTGCTGCGGCATCTGGACGTCCGGAGCCTCAGGTGA
- a CDS encoding GNAT family N-acetyltransferase, which yields MSTARAYTVRVAEDPADREACFAVRKEVFVGEQGVPEDLEYDAYDADAVHVLAIREDGVPLGTGRLLSGEAAAARTGGDPSVGSLGRLAVTREARGLGVGVALVRAIEEAARARGLVAVDLHAQSHALGFYERLGYVAYGPEDLEAGIPHRSMRRSL from the coding sequence ATGAGCACCGCGCGGGCGTACACGGTGCGCGTCGCCGAGGATCCCGCCGACCGGGAGGCGTGCTTCGCGGTGCGCAAGGAGGTCTTCGTCGGCGAGCAGGGCGTGCCCGAGGACCTGGAGTACGACGCGTACGACGCCGACGCCGTGCACGTGCTGGCGATCCGGGAGGACGGCGTGCCGCTCGGGACCGGGCGGCTGCTGTCCGGCGAGGCTGCCGCGGCCAGGACCGGTGGCGACCCGTCGGTGGGCTCGCTGGGGCGGCTCGCCGTGACGCGCGAGGCGCGTGGGCTGGGCGTCGGGGTGGCGCTGGTGCGGGCCATCGAGGAGGCGGCACGCGCGCGCGGGCTCGTGGCCGTGGACCTGCACGCGCAGTCGCACGCGCTGGGCTTCTACGAGCGGCTGGGGTACGTGGCGTACGGGCCGGAGGATCTGGAGGCGGGGATTCCGCACAGGTCAATGCGGCGCTCGCTGTAG
- a CDS encoding RluA family pseudouridine synthase encodes MSTIPEIRTLPVPDGLEGERVDAAISRMFGFSRTKAAELAAAGKVSVDGSVVGKSERVSGGAWLEVEMPQAPAPVQIVAEPVEGMEIVHDDEDVVVIVKPVGVAAHPSPGWSGPTVIGGLAAAGYRISTSGAAERQGIVHRLDVGTSGLMVVAKSERAYTSLKRQFKERTVDKRYHTLVQGHPDPTSGTIDAPIGRHPQHDYKWAVTAEGKPSVTHYDLIEAFRAASLLDVKLETGRTHQIRVHMAAHRHPCVGDLTYGADPTLGKRLGLTRQWLHAVRLGFEHPGDGEWAEFASDYPEDLRKALDQVREETYG; translated from the coding sequence GTGAGCACGATTCCCGAGATCCGTACCCTGCCCGTGCCGGACGGCCTGGAGGGCGAGCGCGTCGACGCCGCCATCTCCCGCATGTTCGGCTTCTCCCGTACCAAAGCCGCCGAGCTCGCCGCGGCGGGGAAGGTCTCGGTCGACGGCTCGGTGGTCGGGAAGTCCGAGCGGGTGAGCGGCGGGGCCTGGCTGGAGGTCGAGATGCCGCAGGCGCCCGCGCCCGTGCAGATCGTCGCCGAGCCGGTCGAGGGCATGGAGATCGTGCACGACGACGAGGACGTGGTCGTGATCGTCAAGCCGGTCGGCGTGGCCGCGCACCCGTCGCCCGGCTGGAGCGGGCCGACCGTCATCGGTGGGCTCGCCGCGGCCGGGTACCGCATCTCCACATCCGGCGCCGCCGAGCGTCAGGGCATCGTGCACCGCCTCGACGTCGGCACGTCCGGTCTGATGGTCGTCGCCAAGTCGGAGCGGGCGTACACGTCGCTGAAGCGCCAGTTCAAGGAGCGCACGGTCGACAAGCGCTACCACACGCTCGTCCAGGGCCACCCGGACCCGACGAGCGGCACGATCGACGCGCCCATCGGCCGGCACCCGCAGCACGACTACAAGTGGGCGGTCACGGCCGAGGGCAAGCCGTCCGTCACGCACTACGACCTCATCGAGGCCTTCCGCGCGGCCTCCCTGCTGGACGTGAAGCTGGAGACGGGCCGCACCCACCAGATCCGCGTCCACATGGCCGCCCACCGCCACCCCTGTGTCGGTGACCTCACCTACGGCGCCGACCCGACGCTCGGCAAGCGGCTGGGCCTGACCCGGCAGTGGCTGCACGCCGTCCGGCTGGGCTTCGAGCACCCCGGGGACGGGGAGTGGGCGGAGTTCGCCAGCGACTACCCCGAGGATCTGCGCAAGGCCCTGGACCAGGTTCGCGAGGAGACCTACGGATGA
- the lspA gene encoding signal peptidase II, with translation MAEAERVIGTPDTPEAGSEPEQSSGRGEQESTEASGATEARPRGKRRIAVLFAVATFAYALDLVSKMIVVAKLEHHAPIEIVGDWLKFEAIRNAGAAFGFGEAFTIIFTVIATAVIVVIARLARKLYSLPWAIALGLLLGGALGNLTDRIFRAPGVFEGAVVDFIAPKHFAVFNLADSAIVCGGILIVLLSFKGLDPDGTVHKD, from the coding sequence GTGGCAGAGGCGGAGCGCGTCATCGGTACGCCGGACACCCCCGAGGCGGGATCCGAGCCGGAGCAGTCGTCCGGCCGGGGCGAGCAGGAGAGCACCGAGGCCTCCGGGGCCACGGAGGCACGGCCCAGGGGCAAGCGCCGTATCGCCGTGCTCTTCGCCGTGGCCACGTTCGCGTACGCACTCGACCTGGTCAGCAAGATGATCGTGGTCGCCAAGCTGGAGCATCACGCGCCGATCGAGATCGTCGGGGACTGGCTGAAGTTCGAGGCCATCCGCAACGCGGGCGCGGCCTTCGGCTTCGGCGAGGCATTCACCATCATCTTCACGGTGATCGCGACGGCCGTGATCGTGGTGATCGCCCGGCTCGCCCGCAAGCTCTACAGCCTGCCCTGGGCGATCGCCCTGGGGCTGCTGCTGGGCGGCGCCCTGGGCAACCTCACCGACCGGATCTTCCGCGCGCCGGGCGTCTTCGAGGGCGCGGTCGTGGACTTCATCGCACCGAAGCACTTCGCGGTCTTCAACCTCGCCGACTCGGCGATCGTGTGCGGCGGCATCCTGATCGTGCTGCTGTCCTTCAAGGGGCTGGACCCGGACGGGACCGTCCACAAGGACTGA